A single window of Halobacillus naozhouensis DNA harbors:
- the ilvN gene encoding acetolactate synthase small subunit, which translates to MKRIVTAIVHNRSGVLNRVTGLLAKRQFNIESISVGRTETEGVSKMTFVVEIEDERKLEQLTKQLNKQVDVLKVSDITDKAIVARELAMIKVISNPQVRSEIQGIIEPFRATVIDVSRENTTIQVTGNSDKVDALIDLLRPYGIKELARTGLTAFTRGHQKQVAEIKSYSLLK; encoded by the coding sequence ATGAAACGTATTGTCACAGCGATCGTTCACAACCGAAGCGGCGTATTAAACCGGGTGACCGGCTTACTGGCCAAACGACAATTTAATATTGAAAGCATTTCGGTAGGCCGCACCGAAACAGAGGGAGTTTCCAAAATGACCTTTGTCGTGGAAATCGAGGATGAACGAAAGCTTGAGCAGTTGACGAAACAGTTAAATAAACAGGTAGATGTCCTAAAAGTTTCTGATATTACCGATAAAGCGATTGTCGCTCGCGAGCTGGCAATGATCAAAGTTATCAGCAACCCGCAAGTTCGCAGCGAGATTCAAGGCATCATTGAACCATTCAGGGCAACAGTGATCGATGTCAGCCGCGAGAATACAACGATTCAAGTGACCGGCAACTCAGACAAAGTAGATGCCCTGATTGACTTGCTCCGCCCATACGGAATCAAGGAATTAGCCAGAACAGGGTTGACCGCATTCACAAGAGGTCATCAAAAACAGGTAGCAGAGATTAAATCATATTCGTTATTAAAATAA
- the ilvC gene encoding ketol-acid reductoisomerase, translating into MAQVYYHNDIKDEVLKNKKIAVVGYGSQGHAHARNLKDSGYDVVVGLRKGKSWDQAVEDGVEVKTVADAVAEADVVMVLLPDEHQPKVYEEQIKPNLKAGAALAFAHGFNVHFNQVVAPDNVDVFLVAPKGPGHLVRRTFEEGAGVPSLFGVEQDVTGSAREVALAYSKGIGSGRAGILETTFQEETETDLFGEQAVLCGGLTSLVKSGFETLTEAGYQPEVAYFECLHELKLIVDLMYEGGLEGMRYSISDTAQWGDFVSGPRVVNEETKARMKEVLNEIQSGKFAKGWILENQANRPEFNAVNARESQHQIEKVGKELRELMPFVKKSQSKEKEVVTHGSR; encoded by the coding sequence ATGGCACAAGTTTACTATCACAATGATATCAAAGATGAGGTACTAAAAAACAAAAAGATCGCAGTTGTAGGGTATGGCTCCCAAGGACACGCACACGCACGGAATTTGAAGGACAGCGGCTATGACGTGGTAGTTGGATTGAGAAAAGGGAAATCATGGGATCAAGCAGTGGAAGATGGTGTAGAAGTAAAAACCGTCGCAGATGCAGTAGCTGAAGCAGATGTCGTGATGGTTCTGCTTCCTGATGAGCATCAGCCTAAAGTGTATGAGGAACAAATCAAACCAAACCTGAAAGCAGGAGCAGCTTTAGCTTTTGCCCATGGCTTTAATGTTCATTTCAACCAAGTGGTCGCTCCTGATAACGTAGACGTTTTCCTCGTGGCTCCGAAAGGACCAGGACACCTAGTACGCCGTACATTTGAAGAAGGAGCAGGTGTTCCATCATTGTTCGGTGTTGAGCAGGATGTTACAGGATCAGCCCGGGAAGTAGCTCTCGCCTATTCAAAAGGAATCGGCAGCGGGCGTGCAGGTATACTAGAAACAACCTTCCAGGAAGAAACCGAAACTGATCTATTCGGAGAGCAAGCCGTACTGTGCGGCGGACTTACAAGCTTAGTAAAATCAGGATTTGAAACGCTGACAGAAGCGGGTTATCAACCGGAAGTTGCTTACTTCGAATGTCTGCACGAGTTGAAGTTGATCGTCGATCTCATGTATGAAGGCGGACTTGAAGGCATGCGTTATTCCATCTCGGATACAGCCCAATGGGGAGACTTCGTTTCAGGACCGCGTGTCGTAAATGAAGAAACCAAAGCTCGTATGAAAGAAGTTCTTAATGAAATCCAATCCGGCAAGTTTGCAAAAGGCTGGATCCTTGAAAACCAGGCAAATCGCCCTGAATTTAACGCCGTGAATGCCCGCGAGAGTCAACATCAAATCGAGAAAGTAGGGAAGGAGTTACGTGAATTAATGCCTTTTGTTAAGAAATCTCAATCAAAAGAAAAGGAAGTGGTCACACATGGCTCACGTTAA
- the ilvB gene encoding biosynthetic-type acetolactate synthase large subunit, which produces MKAEATYNVKTAPRTGADLLVEALIEQGVDTLFGYPGGAVLPIYDAIYRAGGSFDHILPRHEQGAIHAAEGYARVSGRPGVVIGTSGPGATNLITGIADAMMDSLPVVIFTGQVAKGVIGTDAFQESDVMGITTPITKHNYQVQRIEELPRIVKEAFHIATTGRPGPVVVDIPKDISSTVHEAKVDASFHLPGYQPTLNPNPLQIKKLHDALLQAKKPVVLAGAGIIHAGGSEELSKFVEAYELPVTTTLLGLGSFPGSSQLSLGMAGMHGTYTANMALYESDLLINIGARFDDRLTGNLQHFAPHAKVAHVDVDPAEIGKNVPTDIPIVSDAKAALEALNHHPSSKLNHNDWLEKTQANKDEFPLWHQDVDSEIAPQWLMKKVHNYTNGDSIVTTDVGQHQMWAAQYYSFHQPNRWVTSGGLGTMGFGFPAAVGAQVADPDAKVIAVVGDGGFQMTMQELSLLQERKLPVKVLIVNNQALGMVRQWQESFYDKRYSHSIIDTQPDFVKLAESYQIPGYRLDSRDQVEEILPSVLNDPHPAVIDCRVMQEENVYPMIAPGKGLHEMIGVKR; this is translated from the coding sequence ATGAAGGCTGAAGCAACTTACAACGTGAAGACAGCACCACGCACGGGAGCGGATTTGTTAGTGGAAGCACTAATTGAACAGGGGGTTGATACGTTATTTGGATATCCGGGTGGAGCTGTGCTCCCGATTTACGATGCGATCTACCGGGCTGGAGGGTCTTTCGATCATATATTGCCGCGTCACGAACAGGGCGCGATTCATGCTGCTGAAGGCTATGCGCGAGTATCGGGGCGTCCGGGAGTTGTAATCGGCACTTCAGGTCCGGGTGCTACCAACTTAATTACCGGAATTGCTGATGCCATGATGGATTCTCTGCCGGTTGTCATTTTCACCGGGCAGGTGGCCAAGGGAGTGATCGGAACTGATGCTTTTCAGGAATCAGATGTGATGGGGATCACAACTCCAATTACGAAGCATAACTACCAGGTTCAGCGTATTGAGGAGCTGCCGAGGATCGTTAAAGAAGCGTTTCATATCGCTACAACAGGACGTCCAGGACCGGTTGTTGTGGATATTCCAAAAGACATTTCATCGACGGTTCACGAAGCAAAAGTAGATGCTAGCTTCCACTTGCCGGGATATCAGCCGACACTTAACCCCAACCCGCTGCAAATTAAAAAATTACATGACGCCTTGCTGCAAGCGAAAAAGCCGGTGGTTTTAGCCGGAGCGGGAATCATTCATGCAGGCGGATCAGAGGAACTGAGCAAGTTCGTCGAGGCTTATGAACTGCCGGTAACGACGACGCTATTAGGGTTAGGGAGTTTTCCAGGCAGCAGCCAACTCTCACTGGGTATGGCCGGTATGCACGGAACGTACACAGCGAACATGGCGCTGTATGAAAGTGACTTGCTCATCAATATCGGGGCACGGTTTGATGACAGGCTGACAGGGAATTTACAGCATTTTGCCCCACACGCGAAAGTTGCTCATGTGGATGTTGATCCGGCTGAAATTGGTAAAAACGTTCCAACGGATATCCCGATTGTATCGGATGCAAAAGCTGCTTTAGAAGCGTTGAATCATCATCCTTCATCAAAGCTTAATCACAATGACTGGCTCGAAAAGACTCAGGCCAATAAAGATGAGTTTCCGCTATGGCATCAAGATGTTGACTCAGAAATTGCACCACAGTGGCTTATGAAAAAAGTTCATAATTATACAAACGGGGATTCGATCGTGACAACAGATGTAGGCCAGCATCAAATGTGGGCGGCACAATATTACAGCTTTCATCAGCCCAATCGCTGGGTAACGTCAGGGGGACTTGGGACAATGGGCTTTGGCTTTCCGGCAGCAGTTGGAGCTCAAGTTGCTGATCCTGATGCAAAAGTTATCGCCGTTGTCGGGGATGGCGGATTTCAAATGACGATGCAGGAACTTTCGCTTCTTCAGGAAAGGAAGCTGCCTGTTAAAGTCCTCATCGTAAATAACCAGGCACTAGGCATGGTAAGGCAGTGGCAGGAGAGTTTTTATGATAAACGTTATTCCCATTCGATTATTGATACGCAGCCAGATTTTGTGAAATTAGCAGAAAGTTATCAAATTCCAGGCTATCGATTGGATTCGAGAGACCAGGTAGAGGAAATTCTACCGTCCGTATTAAATGACCCTCATCCAGCCGTAATTGACTGTCGCGTCATGCAAGAAGAAAATGTCTATCCAATGATTGCACCAGGAAAAGGGCTGCATGAGATGATCGGGGTGAAACGATGA